The Malus domestica chromosome 13, GDT2T_hap1 genome includes a window with the following:
- the LOC114820504 gene encoding glycosyltransferase BC10-like: protein MKTSHWRLGMGDMQILPGARHRPPLKRPVWIIVLVSLVSIFVICAFLYPPQSNAACYIFSSRGCKAISDWLPPAPARQFTDDEIASRVVIRDILSAPPIQSKNPKIAFMFLTPSALPFEKLWDKFLHGHEGKFSIYVHASKERAIHLSRYFFNREIRSDPVIWGKISMVDAERRLLANALQDPDNQHFVLLSESCVPLYTFDHIYDYLMNTNISYVDCFEDPGPHGNGRYSEHMLPEIEKKDFRKGAQWFSMKRRHAVIVMADNLYYSKFRDYCKPGFDGRNCIADEHYLPTFFNIIDPGGIANWSVTHVDWSERKWHPKLYKSQDITHELLKNITSIDVSVHVTSDAKKVVQKWPCLWNGIQRPCYLFARKFHPETLNDLLRLFANYTTV, encoded by the exons ATGAAGACGAGTCATTGGCGATTAGGCATGGGTGACATGCAGATCTTGCCTGGGGCACGCCATCGCCCACCTTTGAAGAGGCCAGTGTGGATTATTGTCTTGGTTTCTTTGGTCAGCATCTTTGTGATTTGTGCTTTTCTCTATCCACCTCAAAGCAACGCTGCTTGTTACATATTTTCTTCCAGAGGTTGTAAGGCTATTTCAGATTGGCTTCCACCTGCTCCTGCAAGGCAATTTACTGACGATGAGATTGCATCCCGTGTTGTGATCAGAGATATTTTAAGCGCACCTCCTATTCAATCCAAGAATCCAAAAATTGCATTCATGTTCCTTACACCAAGTGCATTGCCTTTTGAGAAGCTGTGGGATAAGTTTCTCCAT GGTCATGAAGGGAAGTTCTCTATCTATGTGCATGCTTCTAAGGAAAGGGCAATTCATTTGAGCCGTTACTTTTTTAATCGAGAGATTCGCAGTGACCCG GTGATTTGGGGAAAAATTTCTATGGTAGATGCAGAGAGAAGATTATTGGCAAATGCTCTTCAAGATCCTGATAACCAGCATTTTGTCTTACTTTCTGAAAG TTGTGTACCGTTGTACACATTTGACCATATCTATGACTATCTGATGAATACAAATATAAGCTATGTTGACTG CTTTGAGGATCCTGGTCCACACGGAAATGGGAGGTATTCTGAACACATGTTACCTGAAATTGAGAAGAAAGACTTTAGAAAGGGTGCacag TGGTTCTCTATGAAGCGTCGGCATGCTGTGATAGTAATGGCTGATAATCTCTACTACTCGAAATTCCGGGACTACTGTAAG CCAGGTTTTGACGGGCGCAATTGCATTGCTGATGAACATTACTTGCCAACCTTTTTCAAT ATAATTGATCCTGGTGGCATTGCAAACTGGTCCGTAACACATGTTGATTGGTCTGAAAGAAAGTGGCATCCGAAGTTATATAAGTCTCAGGATATTACACATGAGCTTCTGAAGAATATTACG TCGATTGATGTGAGCGTGCATGTAACCAGTGATGCGAAG AAAGTAGTACAGAAATGGCCTTGCTTATGGAACGGTATACAACGACCGTGTTACTTATTTGCAAGGAAGTTCCATCCAGAGACTCTGAATGACTTGTTGCGCCTTTTTGCCAATTATACAACAGTTTGA
- the LOC114820665 gene encoding probable splicing factor 3A subunit 1 — protein MIGSILPLPAPPSDGDLGPLPESQVTELSQDENQLNEELSKANSTSVATHTRAIGIIHPPPDIRNIVDKTAQFVAKNGPEFEKRIMANNTGNAKFSFLISTDPYHAYYQHRLSEFRALNQSSGQQPSTQPADSASPESAPPAPAADGEAGAPKPDPSAQFRPVRKVLEPPQAEEYTVRLPEGITGEELDIIKLTAQFAARNGKTFLQGLTSREMNNHQFHFLKPMHSMFTFFTSLADAYSKVLMPPENLQDKLKKSVADMTTVLERCVHRLEWERSQEQARQKAEDEIEQERIQMAMIDWHDFVVVETIDFADDEDEDLPPPMTLEEVIRRSKVADMEEDIVEPGKEVEMEMDEEEMQLVEEGLRTARLEENDDEKRNENMVTEDPEPPMRIVKNWKRPEDRIPAERDPTKYVISPITGELIPINEMSEHMRISLIDPKYKEQKERMFAKIRETTLAQDDEISRNIVGLARTRPDIFGTTEEEVSNAVKAEIEKKKDEQPKQVIWDGHTGSIGRTANQAMSQNINGEDQNDGLNNDARNLPGPAAPPPKPGVPSIRPLPPPPGLALNLPRPPNTVQYSAPTSGGLPAPPPRPPVVQYQSIRPPGPPMPMSSGQQSLMLNRPPPMHPSMSMNAPAISVPPPPGSQFTPMQVPRPYMPLPVPPPTMQMMPPPPLPQGMPPPPPEEAPPPLPEEPEPKRQKLDDSMLIPEDQFLAQHPGPVRITVSVPNVDEGNLKGQLLEILVQSLSETVGSLKEKISGEIQLPANKQKLSGKPGFLKDNMSLAYYNVGAAETLTLSLRERGGRKR, from the exons ATGATAGGGTCCATTTTGCCCTTACCGGCTCCTCCTTCTGATGGAGACCTTGGGCCTCTTCCGGAATCCCAAGTGACTGAACTTAGTCAGGATGAGAACCAATTGAACGAGGAGCTGAGCAAAGCCAACTCTACTTCAGTTGCAACGCATACCAGGGCTATTGGTATCATACATCCTCCTCCAGACATTAGAAACATTGTTGACAAAACTGCCCAATTTGTGGCGAAGAATGGACCAGAGTTTGAGAAAAGGATTATGGCTAATAATACCGGAAATGCAAAGTTCAGTTTCTTGATTTCGACAGATCCCTACCATGCATATTATCAGCATCGGTTGTCTGAATTCCGTGCCCTGAATCAGTCTTCTGGACAGCAACCATCTACACAGCCTGCAGATTCTGCTTCACCTGAGTCTGCCCCACCAGCTCCAGCTGCAGATGGTGAAGCAGGAGCCCCAAAGCCTGATCCCTCTGCCCAGTTTAGACCTGTTCGCAAAGTGCTCGAACCACCACAAGCTGAGGAGTATACTGTTCGTCTTCCTGAAGGTATTACTGGGGAAGAGTTGGATATTATTAAGCTCACAGCGCAGTTTGCAGCTCGAAATGGGAaaacatttttgcaaggattGACAAGCAGGGAAATGAATAACCACCAGTTCCATTTTCTGAAGCCTATGCATAGCATGTTCACATTTTTCACTTCTCTGGCTGATGCATATTCTAAGGTGTTGATGCCTCCGGAGAATTTGCAAGATAAGCTTAAGAAAAGTGTTGCAGATATGACAACTGTGCTCGAAAGGTGCGTCCATCGACTGGAGTGGGAGCGTTCACAAGAGCAGGCAAGACAGAAGGCTGAAGATGAGATTGAGCAGGAAAGAATACAAATGGCTATGATTGATTGGCATGACTTTGTTGTGGTTGAAACAATAGACTTTGCAgatgatgaggatgaggatTTACCTCCTCCGATGACCCTTGAGGAGGTTATTAGGAGAAGCAAGGTCGCTGATATGGAAGAGGACATTGTTGAGCCTGGTAAGGAGGTGGAAATGGAAATGGATGAAGAAGAGATGCAGCTTGTTGAAGAGGGCTTGAGGACAGCCAGACTTGAAGAGAATGATGATGAAAAGAGGAACGAGAATATGGTGACAGAGGATCCAGAACCACCAATGAGAATTGTGAAGAACTGGAAGAGACCTGAGGACAGGATCCCTGCCGAAAGAGACCCAACAAAGTATGTCATTTCCCCAATCACTGGAGAGCTCATACCTATCAATGAGATGTCTGAACACATGAGGATTTCTCTCATTGATCCAAAATACAAAGAGCAAAAGGAAAGGATGTTTGCTAAGATTCGGGAGACTACTCTTGCTCAAGATGATGAAATCTCAAGAAACATTGTGGGCCTTGCACGAACCCGTCCTGATATTTTTGGTACCACAGAGGAAGAAGTGTCTAATGCTGTCAAGGCTGAGattgagaaaaagaaagatgagCAACCAAAGCAGGTCATCTGGGATGGTCACACTGGAAGTATTGGCCGCACAGCAAATCAAGCAATGTCGCAGAATATCAATGGagaggaccaaaatgatggtcTTAACAATGATGCTAGGAACCTTCCTGGTCCTGCAGCTCCTCCTCCAAAACCTGGTGTGCCTTCAATTCGTCCTCTTCCTCCACCACCTGGTCTTGCCTTGAATCTACCTCGTCCTCCAAACACAGTCCAGTATTCTGCTCCAACTAGCGGCGGTCTCCCTGCACCTCCACCAAGGCCCCCGGTTGTCCAATATCAATCAATTCGACCACCTGGACCCCCAATGCCCATGAGTTCTGGACAGCAGTCCCTTATGCTCAACCGACCACCTCCTATGCACCCATCCATGTCTATGAATGCACCTGCTATTTCTGTACCACCTCCACCTGGTTCTCAGTTTACACCAATGCAAGTTCCCCGACCTTATATGCCTCTTCCTGTTCCTCCACCTACAATGCAAATGATGCCACCCCCACCTTTGCCTCAAGGaatgccaccaccaccacctgaaGAAGCTCCTCCACCGCTTCCAGAAGAACCTGAGCCAAAGCGGCAGAAACTTGATGATTCTATGCTTATTCCAGAAGATCAGTTTCTGGCACAGCATCCG GGACCTGTTCGCATCACAGTATCTGTGCCCAATGTTGATGAAGGTAATCTAAAGGGACAACTTTTGGAGATCTTGGTGCAGTCTTTATCAGAAACTGTTGGTAGTTTGAAAGAGAAAATTTCTGGGGAGATCCAGCTTCCAGCAAACAAACAGAAGTTGAGTGGAAAACCTGGTTTTCTCAAGGACAACATGTCACTTGCATATTACAATGTTGGAGCAGCTGAAACACTTACTCTTTCATTAAGGGAGCGTGGTGGAAGAAAGAGATGA